The following are from one region of the Gammaproteobacteria bacterium genome:
- a CDS encoding FecR domain-containing protein, translating into MRLGKLMNRFGRIHSLLLALLMALPAPVVAEEWIYTVRPGDNLWNLTERHLNSMDYVPQLQQLNKVQNPYVIPPGTQLRIPVVWSKVQNTSARVISVYGAAALLRKDQERMPVEQGMQLLIDDEIHSGNDAFVTVEFADNSHLRVQENTRLRFDNMRIFGDYGLTDTLIDLQQGRTENTVPEKSGKATRFRIKTPSAISSVRGTDFRVGIPETQAGTSSEVLSGHVEVAGEKRNVKVAAGFGTMTAQGMPPVSPVKLLPPPDLSGTAHYYQSLPLVIKFSPLKGAHAYRAQIAADRDFKNLRSEFTTASLPFRDGEIPDGDYWLRVRGIDRLSIEGKDAVIPFSLNAYPEAPFILAPLPGGMAEPEKQQFKWAAQADVSHYAIMISKDADFSTALYFNPEVKENSVTLSESLTPGHYFWRIFSVSAHEGAGPFSDTMAFRVPYPAPAVGEAQLDDGKMTFAWRAAEEGQSFQFQFARDREFANIIHEESTAASQLTIAKPDSGTYYLRIKTIESDGFQGPWGKPQAVDVPFGISYWFMLLMLLPLLVLI; encoded by the coding sequence ATGCGCTTAGGAAAATTGATGAATCGTTTTGGCAGAATTCACAGCCTGTTGTTAGCTTTGTTGATGGCTTTACCGGCTCCGGTTGTTGCCGAGGAATGGATTTATACCGTCCGGCCCGGCGATAATTTATGGAATCTGACCGAACGCCATCTCAACAGCATGGACTATGTGCCGCAATTGCAGCAGCTTAACAAGGTGCAGAATCCCTATGTGATACCGCCCGGAACCCAGTTGCGCATCCCGGTGGTGTGGAGCAAAGTGCAAAATACCTCGGCGCGGGTGATCAGTGTGTACGGTGCTGCTGCGTTGCTGCGCAAAGATCAGGAGCGCATGCCGGTCGAGCAGGGGATGCAATTGCTGATCGATGATGAAATACACAGCGGTAACGATGCTTTCGTGACAGTCGAGTTTGCCGATAACTCGCACCTGCGGGTGCAGGAAAATACCCGGCTGCGTTTCGACAATATGCGCATCTTCGGCGATTACGGTTTGACCGATACGCTGATTGATTTGCAGCAGGGGCGTACGGAAAACACGGTGCCGGAAAAATCTGGAAAAGCCACGCGCTTCCGGATCAAAACGCCGTCCGCGATCAGTTCGGTGCGCGGTACGGATTTCCGCGTCGGGATACCCGAAACGCAAGCGGGTACCAGCAGCGAGGTACTCAGCGGTCACGTGGAGGTTGCCGGCGAGAAAAGAAATGTCAAAGTGGCGGCGGGTTTTGGCACGATGACGGCGCAGGGCATGCCGCCGGTATCGCCGGTCAAACTGTTGCCGCCGCCGGATCTGTCTGGAACGGCGCATTATTACCAAAGTTTGCCGCTGGTGATTAAATTCAGTCCGCTAAAGGGCGCGCACGCGTACCGCGCGCAAATCGCCGCAGACCGGGACTTCAAAAATTTGCGATCGGAATTTACCACAGCCAGTTTGCCTTTCCGCGACGGCGAGATTCCCGATGGAGACTACTGGCTGAGAGTCCGCGGTATTGACCGCTTGTCGATCGAAGGCAAGGATGCAGTCATTCCTTTTTCGCTCAATGCCTATCCGGAAGCGCCTTTTATTCTCGCGCCGCTGCCCGGCGGCATGGCGGAGCCGGAGAAGCAGCAGTTCAAATGGGCGGCGCAAGCGGATGTATCCCATTACGCGATCATGATCAGCAAAGATGCCGATTTTTCAACCGCTCTTTACTTCAACCCCGAAGTCAAGGAAAACAGCGTGACGTTATCCGAATCGCTCACTCCCGGTCATTATTTCTGGCGCATTTTCTCGGTTTCGGCGCATGAAGGCGCCGGTCCGTTCAGTGACACGATGGCGTTTCGCGTACCCTATCCCGCACCGGCGGTGGGAGAGGCGCAGCTCGACGATGGCAAAATGACATTCGCCTGGCGCGCCGCCGAGGAAGGTCAGAGTTTCCAGTTCCAGTTTGCGCGTGACCGGGAATTCGCCAATATTATTCATGAAGAATCGACCGCCGCTTCGCAGTTGACGATCGCAAAACCGGACAGCGGTACCTATTATCTCCGCATCAAAACCATCGAATCGGACGGTTTTCAAGGGCCGTGGGGAAAGCCGCAGGCGGTTGACGTTCCCTTTGGTATTTCCTACTGGTTCATGCTGCTGATGTTGCTGCCGTTGCTGGTATTGATATGA
- a CDS encoding HNH nuclease family protein, translating into MAKDMSKLDKVVLEARRNAEKRAQGYREQALKLFPWVCGGCARTFDHTNLQLLEVHHKNSNHDDNPPDGSNWELLCTYCHEHEHSKLKDAMGRMDSGRTEAVATFNPFANLKDRLKNK; encoded by the coding sequence ATGGCAAAAGACATGAGCAAACTGGATAAAGTCGTTTTGGAAGCGCGCCGGAATGCCGAAAAACGCGCGCAAGGCTACCGTGAGCAAGCGCTGAAACTGTTTCCGTGGGTTTGCGGCGGTTGTGCCCGCACCTTCGATCACACGAATCTGCAGTTATTGGAAGTGCATCACAAGAACAGCAATCACGACGACAATCCGCCCGATGGCAGCAACTGGGAGCTCCTGTGCACCTATTGTCATGAACACGAACATTCCAAGCTCAAGGATGCCATGGGCCGCATGGATAGTGGACGAACGGAAGCGGTTGCGACGTTCAATCCTTTTGCCAATCTGAAGGATAGGTTGAAAAATAAATGA
- a CDS encoding long-chain fatty acid--CoA ligase, with the protein MQAEQAETTSIISLEAAKTLDGLFKERVQRSPQKAAYRYFNPISEEWASYTWEQMNHWVARWQAALLKESLAAGDRVAVMMKNCPEWVMFEQAALGLGLVVIPLYTDDRVENAAYVINDADVKLLLLDNSHQWQQFLTIHDEIEGLQRVVILRPFEPDSIDACDNVRVVAATDWVAVHAGDVQHIPDDPHALATIIYTSGTSGRPKGVMLSHHNILSNASSCLQVIPVMPEDLLLSFLPLSHTFERTSGYYVPMMAGATIAYARSIPQLQEDLLTVRPTLLISVPRIYERVYSGIRTKLAEGSGFARWLFNFAVEVGYSRFELQQGRGYQRLSHVLWPILERLVAGKVLGKMGGHLRMVMSGGAALSPEVSRIFIGLGLPVLQGYGMTESSPVVCANRVSDNVPASVGLPIPGVMVKLGENNALLVRGPNVMLGYWGNPDATKAVISPDGWLNTGDIASIDAQGHVTITGRLKEIIVLSTGEKVPPADMETAILHDPLFEQVMLIGEARSYLSVLAVLNATRQQDLFAHYGLTDDSGNEQQKHQLEKILLEKIAAQTSGFPGYAKIRRVAVIHEPWNVENGLQTPTLKLKRAKVLEKYKAEVDRLYTGH; encoded by the coding sequence ATGCAAGCAGAGCAAGCTGAAACGACAAGTATCATTTCACTGGAAGCAGCAAAAACGCTGGATGGTCTTTTTAAAGAACGCGTGCAGCGTTCGCCGCAAAAAGCAGCGTACCGCTATTTCAATCCGATCAGCGAAGAATGGGCAAGCTATACCTGGGAGCAAATGAACCATTGGGTGGCACGCTGGCAAGCCGCGTTGCTTAAGGAGTCGCTCGCTGCGGGGGACCGCGTCGCGGTGATGATGAAAAATTGCCCGGAATGGGTGATGTTCGAACAAGCGGCGCTGGGTCTCGGATTAGTGGTGATTCCTTTGTACACCGACGACCGGGTTGAGAACGCCGCGTACGTTATCAATGATGCCGACGTTAAATTGCTGTTGCTGGATAACTCGCATCAATGGCAGCAGTTTCTGACCATTCACGATGAAATAGAGGGATTGCAGCGGGTTGTGATTCTTAGGCCTTTTGAGCCGGATAGCATCGATGCCTGCGACAATGTCCGTGTCGTGGCGGCGACGGATTGGGTGGCGGTGCACGCTGGCGATGTCCAGCATATCCCCGACGATCCGCATGCGCTGGCCACGATCATTTATACCTCCGGCACCTCGGGCCGTCCCAAAGGCGTGATGCTCAGTCATCATAATATTTTGAGCAATGCTTCTAGCTGCTTACAAGTGATTCCGGTAATGCCGGAAGATTTGCTGCTGTCCTTTTTGCCACTGTCGCATACTTTCGAGCGTACGTCGGGTTATTACGTGCCGATGATGGCGGGCGCCACAATTGCCTATGCACGTTCGATTCCGCAATTGCAAGAAGATTTGCTAACCGTTCGTCCTACCTTGCTGATTTCGGTGCCGCGTATCTACGAACGGGTTTATTCAGGCATCCGGACAAAACTTGCTGAGGGTTCCGGTTTTGCGCGCTGGCTATTCAACTTTGCGGTTGAGGTGGGCTACAGCCGCTTTGAACTCCAGCAAGGCAGGGGGTACCAGCGCTTGTCGCATGTGTTGTGGCCAATACTCGAGCGGCTGGTGGCCGGCAAGGTGCTGGGCAAAATGGGCGGACATTTGCGCATGGTCATGAGTGGCGGCGCCGCTTTGTCGCCTGAGGTTTCGCGCATCTTTATCGGCCTTGGCTTGCCGGTGCTGCAAGGTTACGGCATGACGGAGAGCAGTCCGGTGGTGTGTGCCAACCGGGTCAGCGATAACGTACCTGCCAGCGTCGGTTTGCCGATTCCCGGCGTGATGGTCAAGCTGGGCGAGAACAATGCACTGCTGGTGCGCGGACCGAACGTGATGCTGGGGTACTGGGGCAATCCTGACGCAACGAAAGCGGTGATCTCACCAGACGGTTGGCTGAATACCGGCGATATCGCATCGATCGATGCGCAGGGGCATGTCACCATTACCGGGCGGTTGAAAGAAATCATTGTGCTGTCCACCGGCGAGAAAGTGCCGCCCGCCGATATGGAGACGGCGATTCTGCATGATCCGCTATTTGAGCAGGTGATGCTGATCGGTGAAGCGCGCTCCTATTTAAGTGTCCTGGCTGTGTTGAATGCAACCCGGCAGCAGGATCTTTTTGCGCACTACGGTCTGACGGACGATTCGGGTAATGAGCAGCAAAAGCATCAGCTGGAGAAAATCTTACTGGAAAAAATCGCAGCGCAAACGAGCGGATTTCCGGGTTACGCCAAAATACGCCGGGTGGCGGTCATTCACGAACCGTGGAATGTGGAAAACGGGCTGCAGACACCGACGCTCAAATTAAAGCGCGCCAAAGTACTGGAAAAATATAAGGCTGAAGTGGATAGGTTGTATACCGGGCATTGA
- a CDS encoding helix-hairpin-helix domain-containing protein, with protein MVKLTDVKGIGPATIKVLAEHKIRTVEALAALSLAELQKIPGFSGDLRARAVKQSATDCLQGKAVKQTSAASSGAEATVKKAVKAKVAAGLIANQPEADETKDKSKKKAHRDGKKKVKDKEKKKKNKDKNKKKNGKKKDKKKS; from the coding sequence ATGGTGAAGTTGACTGATGTCAAAGGAATCGGTCCGGCGACGATCAAAGTGTTAGCGGAGCACAAAATCAGAACGGTTGAGGCATTGGCGGCACTCAGTCTGGCCGAGTTGCAAAAAATACCGGGATTCAGCGGAGATTTACGCGCACGCGCCGTGAAGCAATCAGCAACGGATTGCTTGCAGGGGAAAGCGGTTAAGCAAACGAGCGCAGCCAGCAGTGGCGCTGAAGCTACGGTTAAAAAGGCGGTAAAAGCAAAGGTTGCTGCCGGTTTGATCGCGAATCAGCCCGAAGCGGATGAAACAAAGGATAAAAGTAAGAAGAAAGCGCACAGAGACGGCAAGAAAAAAGTAAAAGACAAAGAAAAGAAAAAAAAGAATAAAGATAAAAATAAAAAGAAAAACGGCAAGAAAAAAGATAAAAAGAAATCATAG
- the sixA gene encoding phosphohistidine phosphatase SixA: MPKHQLIIMRHAKSDWREGDRSDFDRPLTKRGRKAAQQMGQWLKQQQYRIDHILCSPALRAKQTCQGVLEQLDLTRKSVLWESRIYEASLPDLIALINQYGEGIHTLLIIGHNPGLDQLLCHLAKEPPPVSESGKLLTTAAVAVLDFGTATISAKAHQAQIQCLIRPKEL; encoded by the coding sequence ATGCCCAAACACCAGCTGATCATCATGCGGCATGCCAAGTCGGACTGGCGCGAAGGGGACAGGTCCGATTTTGACCGGCCGCTGACCAAGCGCGGCAGGAAAGCCGCCCAGCAAATGGGGCAATGGCTAAAACAGCAGCAATATCGTATCGACCACATCCTATGCTCACCTGCACTGCGGGCAAAACAAACATGCCAAGGGGTCCTGGAGCAATTGGATCTGACTCGGAAAAGCGTACTTTGGGAAAGCAGAATCTACGAAGCATCGTTACCGGACCTGATTGCGCTGATCAACCAATACGGCGAAGGAATTCACACACTCCTGATCATCGGCCACAATCCCGGTCTGGATCAATTACTCTGTCACCTGGCCAAAGAACCTCCGCCTGTCAGCGAATCCGGCAAACTGCTTACCACCGCTGCGGTCGCCGTACTGGATTTTGGTACAGCAACCATTTCGGCAAAAGCTCATCAGGCGCAGATACAGTGTTTGATCAGACCCAAGGAACTATGA
- the ppx gene encoding exopolyphosphatase, producing the protein MDESYAAVDLGSNSFHMIVANWTDDRLQIIDRMKEMVRLASGLNDKQELTKESMQQALECLQRFGQRIREIPHVNVRAVGTNTLRQARNGADFLLQAHHALGHPIEIIAGREEARLIYSGVAHTLYDEVNKRLVIDIGGGSTELIIGQGFDTYQTESLYMGCVNMSQRFFDDGKIKAKKMRKAVLFAMQELESLETAYKKMGWDYALGSSGTVIAIRDVVQAQGWCDSGITAGALTKLLDTLVAIGDSALIDFVGLSERRKPVFASGVAILYGIFEALNLKKIDVSEGALREGLLYDLIGRVHDEDIRDQTIMAVAQRYSADLEQAGRVKETAENFFHQVKAAWELDEKNDLKLLRWGAYLHEIGLSVAHNQYHRHGAYLTANSDLAGFSRQEQMQLAMLVRSHRRKFPVEEFEPIALAMRTSVMRLCILLRLAVVLHRSRSNTSLPKILIQVNKNQINLDFPPGWLNEHPLTLVDLSTEQSFLQSADIRLQCH; encoded by the coding sequence ATGGATGAATCCTACGCCGCAGTGGATTTGGGTTCCAACAGTTTTCACATGATTGTGGCCAACTGGACGGATGACCGCTTGCAGATCATCGATCGTATGAAAGAGATGGTCAGGCTGGCTTCCGGGTTGAACGACAAACAGGAATTGACAAAGGAATCCATGCAACAGGCGCTGGAATGCTTGCAGCGCTTTGGTCAGCGCATCCGCGAAATTCCCCATGTGAACGTACGCGCGGTCGGCACGAATACGCTGCGCCAGGCGCGCAACGGTGCGGATTTTTTGCTGCAGGCGCATCACGCGTTGGGTCATCCGATCGAAATCATCGCCGGACGTGAAGAAGCCAGGCTCATTTATTCCGGCGTCGCGCATACGCTGTACGATGAAGTGAATAAACGCCTGGTGATCGACATCGGTGGCGGCAGCACGGAATTGATCATCGGCCAGGGGTTCGATACCTACCAGACGGAAAGCCTGTATATGGGCTGCGTCAATATGAGTCAGCGGTTTTTTGACGACGGTAAGATAAAAGCCAAAAAAATGCGCAAAGCCGTATTGTTTGCGATGCAGGAGCTGGAATCGCTGGAAACGGCGTACAAAAAAATGGGCTGGGATTATGCTTTGGGTTCTTCCGGTACCGTGATCGCCATCCGCGATGTGGTACAAGCGCAAGGCTGGTGCGATTCCGGTATTACGGCGGGCGCGCTGACGAAATTGCTGGATACGCTGGTGGCGATCGGCGACAGCGCACTGATCGATTTTGTCGGTTTATCCGAACGCAGAAAGCCGGTGTTTGCCAGCGGCGTCGCGATACTGTACGGTATTTTTGAAGCACTCAACTTGAAGAAAATCGACGTATCCGAGGGTGCGCTGCGTGAAGGCTTGCTGTACGACCTGATCGGCCGGGTGCATGATGAAGACATCCGGGACCAGACGATCATGGCGGTGGCGCAAAGGTACAGTGCTGATTTGGAGCAGGCCGGACGGGTAAAAGAAACAGCCGAAAACTTTTTTCACCAGGTAAAAGCCGCTTGGGAATTGGATGAAAAAAACGACCTGAAATTGTTGCGTTGGGGCGCTTACCTGCATGAAATCGGCTTATCGGTCGCGCATAACCAATATCACCGGCATGGCGCCTATCTGACCGCCAACTCGGACTTGGCCGGATTTTCACGGCAGGAGCAGATGCAGCTGGCGATGCTGGTGCGCAGCCACCGGCGCAAGTTTCCTGTGGAAGAATTCGAGCCGATCGCGCTGGCCATGAGAACCTCCGTCATGCGCTTGTGCATCCTGTTAAGACTGGCGGTGGTGCTGCATAGAAGCCGCTCCAATACCAGTCTGCCGAAGATACTGATCCAGGTGAACAAGAACCAGATTAATCTGGATTTCCCACCCGGCTGGCTGAATGAACACCCTTTGACGCTGGTTGATCTCAGCACCGAGCAAAGCTTTCTGCAGAGCGCGGATATCCGGCTGCAATGTCATTGA
- a CDS encoding EAL domain-containing protein yields the protein MTLAGKPWRHYSFAARIVILLAAVAGLAYTEVLERFDYILYDKMAVLQQYPQDPDIVIVAIDDESFKALGRWPWSRGVHAELINRLRSIGNKAVALDLLLSEPQDNDPLADHLLAYAIATHGGVIFPVAPALDGTDTLTLAQPLPLFTQQAVLGHTDVELDSDGVVRRVFLYAGINVPVWPALGLALTNPLAARAGYQSLALEQMQEQTGHWVRAQEALIPYAGESGSFRKLSYARVLFDDDALAGLIGKTVIVGMTATGMGARFATPLSPLNHQPMSGVEWHANVFSMLTTGRVIFPVPETITTAISVVWVSAVLAVIARVRKNLTIPPLLGLIAATLFLSGLILELYRIWIPPGAALLGTLSLYPLWNWRRINDFLRTFWLSKTHSNVALESIGDGVIITDALDQVIYINKGAENILRTQLEHIKGKRLAEILGFDANGDSPPDRTGEDGFANALSKPGMVECVLKTLQGNERTVRITRNQLFDDREAVMGSVIAMTDITDRVELAQQVAHQQSYDALTKLPNRSRLLAQFDALIQEVQHSGKIITVFFVTLDNFKKINDAMGHHAGDKLLQMVSGRLHEFAGAEGILARWGGDEFVLLSSRLTREDSAPETAQKMLDAIRQRFEIDGLEVFVSASIGVSFYPEDGLSSETVLERAGTAMYRVKKDGGNHFGFYSAESSVVWTRDQLELERELRAAIKNDELQVLFQPIVDARSHHIARIEALVRWLHPRRGYLSPGEFLPLAEDIGQIEQLGEIVLRTSCAAAYKLMQLGYPVNVSVNVNPRQLLNRDFPQTIVQVLRDTGLPAKSLILEITESAIVNDMERVSRVLEEIKRLEILIALDDFGTGYSSLTLLRELPIDILKIDKSFVRTLDQNQHDLKIVQAIIGLGKNLGLVVIAEGVETEQQVKLLLQHACYFHQGFYFSRPIPYEALYELMRHKLR from the coding sequence ATGACCCTGGCGGGTAAGCCGTGGCGGCATTATTCGTTTGCCGCGCGCATTGTAATTCTGCTTGCCGCTGTTGCAGGCTTGGCTTATACCGAAGTACTGGAACGTTTTGATTACATCTTGTACGACAAAATGGCCGTCCTGCAACAATATCCGCAGGATCCCGATATCGTCATCGTCGCCATCGACGACGAAAGTTTCAAAGCGCTGGGCCGCTGGCCGTGGTCCAGAGGCGTGCACGCGGAACTCATCAACCGCCTGAGATCGATCGGCAACAAAGCGGTGGCCTTGGACTTACTGCTGTCCGAGCCGCAGGATAATGATCCCTTGGCCGATCATTTATTGGCTTATGCTATCGCAACGCACGGCGGTGTCATTTTCCCCGTAGCGCCGGCATTGGACGGTACGGATACGCTGACGCTGGCGCAGCCGCTGCCGTTGTTCACCCAGCAGGCGGTGCTGGGGCATACCGATGTCGAACTGGATAGCGACGGTGTGGTGCGCCGTGTTTTTTTGTATGCCGGCATCAATGTGCCGGTATGGCCCGCGTTGGGATTGGCGCTGACCAATCCGCTGGCGGCGCGGGCGGGGTATCAATCGCTCGCTCTGGAGCAAATGCAGGAACAAACGGGACATTGGGTGCGGGCGCAGGAGGCGCTGATTCCCTATGCCGGTGAATCCGGTAGTTTCCGCAAACTATCGTATGCGCGGGTTCTGTTCGACGATGACGCTCTGGCCGGATTAATAGGCAAGACGGTGATTGTCGGCATGACGGCGACCGGTATGGGTGCGCGCTTTGCCACGCCGCTGTCGCCGCTCAATCATCAGCCCATGTCGGGTGTGGAGTGGCATGCCAATGTGTTTTCGATGCTGACCACCGGCCGTGTTATTTTTCCGGTTCCCGAAACGATCACAACCGCCATTTCGGTTGTGTGGGTGAGCGCTGTTTTGGCGGTCATCGCCCGGGTGAGGAAGAATCTCACCATTCCGCCCTTGCTGGGGTTAATCGCCGCAACTTTGTTTCTTTCCGGTCTGATTCTGGAGTTGTACCGTATCTGGATTCCTCCCGGCGCTGCCTTGCTCGGCACGCTGTCGTTGTATCCACTGTGGAACTGGCGGCGCATCAACGATTTCTTGCGCACCTTCTGGCTCAGTAAAACGCACTCCAATGTGGCCTTGGAATCGATCGGGGACGGTGTCATCATCACCGATGCTTTGGATCAGGTGATTTACATCAATAAGGGGGCGGAAAACATTCTGCGCACTCAGCTCGAGCACATTAAAGGCAAGCGGTTAGCGGAAATTCTGGGATTCGATGCGAACGGTGATTCTCCGCCGGATCGAACCGGAGAAGATGGCTTTGCCAATGCGTTGAGTAAGCCTGGCATGGTTGAGTGCGTGCTGAAAACGCTGCAAGGCAATGAGCGGACCGTGCGTATCACCCGCAATCAGCTGTTCGATGACCGGGAAGCGGTGATGGGATCAGTGATCGCGATGACGGATATCACCGATCGCGTGGAGCTGGCGCAGCAGGTGGCGCATCAGCAAAGCTACGATGCCTTGACCAAACTACCGAACCGCTCGCGCTTGCTGGCGCAATTCGATGCTCTGATTCAAGAAGTGCAACATAGCGGAAAAATCATTACGGTGTTTTTTGTCACGCTGGATAATTTTAAGAAAATTAACGACGCGATGGGACATCATGCCGGCGATAAATTACTGCAAATGGTTTCCGGCCGGTTGCACGAATTTGCCGGTGCGGAGGGCATCCTGGCGCGCTGGGGTGGCGATGAGTTCGTCTTGCTGTCCAGCAGATTGACGCGGGAAGATTCCGCACCCGAAACGGCGCAAAAAATGCTCGATGCCATCCGGCAGCGGTTTGAAATCGACGGTTTGGAAGTGTTCGTATCCGCCAGTATCGGCGTGAGTTTTTATCCCGAAGACGGGTTATCCAGCGAGACGGTTCTGGAAAGAGCCGGTACCGCCATGTACCGTGTCAAAAAGGATGGCGGCAATCACTTCGGTTTTTATTCCGCCGAATCATCGGTGGTTTGGACGCGCGACCAACTTGAGCTGGAAAGGGAATTGCGCGCCGCAATCAAGAACGACGAGTTGCAAGTGTTGTTTCAGCCGATCGTCGATGCACGATCGCATCATATCGCGCGCATCGAAGCACTGGTACGCTGGCTGCATCCCAGGCGCGGTTATCTGTCGCCGGGCGAATTTCTTCCGCTGGCGGAAGATATCGGCCAGATCGAGCAGCTCGGCGAGATCGTATTGAGAACTTCATGCGCCGCAGCGTACAAACTCATGCAATTGGGATATCCGGTCAACGTGTCGGTGAATGTGAATCCGCGGCAATTATTGAACCGGGATTTTCCGCAGACCATCGTGCAGGTGTTGCGCGATACGGGATTGCCTGCCAAATCGCTGATACTGGAGATCACCGAAAGCGCCATCGTCAACGACATGGAACGGGTCAGCCGGGTTCTGGAAGAGATCAAGCGTCTGGAAATTTTAATCGCCTTGGATGATTTCGGCACCGGCTATTCGTCGCTGACGTTGCTGCGTGAGTTGCCGATCGACATCCTGAAGATCGATAAATCGTTTGTGCGCACGCTGGATCAGAATCAGCACGACCTGAAAATCGTGCAAGCCATTATCGGCCTCGGGAAAAATCTCGGCCTTGTTGTGATCGCGGAAGGCGTGGAAACGGAGCAGCAGGTTAAGCTATTGCTGCAGCATGCGTGTTATTTTCATCAGGGTTTTTACTTCAGCCGTCCCATTCCTTACGAGGCATTGTACGAATTGATGCGGCACAAGCTGCGCTGA